A window of the Xiashengella succiniciproducens genome harbors these coding sequences:
- a CDS encoding ABC transporter permease gives MRNLRFPQWVHDWWNVLNREFVRFSGNRVYLFIALAGPLLSFFLVMNIFLAGNPSDLPLAVVDLDDSQMSRQVIRMIDATRSVSVSSRPASLHDGNEAMLKGQVYAVLYIPYDFSKSVLKGEGSELVMYVNNSNVLNGGLIQSAVIKAVSTYSTGVKLQVAMKGGMAQEQALQQVYPLRLDTHELFNPYINYSYFLSSTLMPLLITVFTLLGAVYVIGIELREGTAGEWIKTAGGSMWVALGGKLAPYTLLMCVNVAVMHFILVQHLGFPIKGSWAAIMAAELFMILAYQMVAVFLLAVTANTRLSLSLASGYSMIAFSYSGLTFPIAGMPMLAKIAANIFPYYHWMKVFLGQSLRNEPLSNASGPFLGLLTFILIGILLFPRLKYLLTEPRFYNRI, from the coding sequence ATGAGAAATCTTAGGTTTCCGCAGTGGGTTCATGACTGGTGGAATGTCCTTAACAGGGAATTTGTACGGTTCTCGGGCAACAGGGTTTATCTGTTCATCGCGTTGGCCGGTCCACTGCTCTCATTCTTTCTGGTTATGAATATTTTCCTGGCCGGAAATCCATCCGACCTGCCTTTGGCTGTTGTGGATCTCGATGATAGCCAGATGTCACGCCAGGTAATCAGAATGATTGATGCTACCCGCTCGGTTAGTGTATCCAGTCGCCCTGCTTCATTGCATGATGGCAATGAAGCTATGCTAAAGGGGCAGGTATATGCCGTTTTGTACATTCCATATGATTTCAGTAAGTCAGTGCTTAAAGGTGAGGGCTCTGAACTTGTTATGTATGTAAACAATTCAAATGTGCTTAATGGGGGACTGATTCAAAGTGCTGTTATCAAAGCGGTCTCAACATACTCTACTGGTGTCAAATTGCAGGTTGCTATGAAGGGTGGCATGGCTCAGGAACAAGCACTTCAGCAGGTCTATCCTTTGCGCCTAGATACTCATGAGTTGTTTAATCCATATATCAACTACTCATACTTTCTTTCATCAACCTTAATGCCCCTGCTTATTACTGTATTTACATTGTTGGGAGCTGTTTATGTAATAGGTATTGAATTGAGGGAGGGTACCGCCGGTGAATGGATTAAAACTGCCGGAGGATCTATGTGGGTAGCTCTGGGAGGAAAGCTGGCTCCCTATACCTTGCTTATGTGCGTCAATGTAGCAGTGATGCACTTTATACTGGTACAGCACCTTGGATTTCCAATCAAGGGATCATGGGCAGCAATTATGGCAGCAGAGCTTTTTATGATATTAGCTTACCAGATGGTAGCTGTATTTCTGCTTGCAGTTACTGCAAATACGAGGTTATCCCTTTCTCTGGCAAGTGGTTATTCAATGATAGCATTCTCTTATTCGGGCCTTACATTTCCGATAGCAGGAATGCCAATGTTGGCTAAGATAGCAGCCAACATCTTTCCATATTACCATTGGATGAAGGTGTTTCTTGGGCAGAGCTTGCGTAATGAACCTTTATCAAATGCAAGTGGTCCATTCCTGGGGCTTTTAACCTTTATCCTGATTGGCATTCTGTTATTCCCAAGATTGAAATATTTGTTGACAGAGCCCAGGTTTTATAACAGAATCTGA
- a CDS encoding HlyD family secretion protein, with product MKQKSAIIAGAIASALLIFLIYTTWLLVREVPVELQGEAEARQMKVSLKLTGRIDSMAVYRGQSVNKGDFLYSISSPEVDARMSQAEAVKTAAEAQHKKAKTGAQEEDIRAAYNNYQKASAALEFARKSYTRVKNLYDNGVVPAQKLDETEMQLKIAEQTAEAAKAIWEKAEGGARIEDKEAAGALVKQAEGVVAEVASYLEETRAYAPIAGEIANIMSEVGELTPAGFPVVTLVDLDDIWIVFNIREDLLSPIRKGTRFEGRIPALGGEKQLFEVTYISVQGDYATWNATKSSGDFDKKTFEVHARPVAKIEGLRPGMSVLVNWDAIADKAKKE from the coding sequence ATGAAACAGAAGAGTGCAATAATTGCAGGAGCTATTGCATCAGCCCTGCTGATATTTCTTATCTACACAACATGGTTGCTAGTTCGTGAAGTTCCTGTAGAACTTCAGGGTGAAGCCGAAGCCAGACAGATGAAGGTTTCTTTGAAACTAACCGGACGTATTGACTCCATGGCCGTATATCGCGGACAGAGTGTAAACAAGGGTGACTTTCTTTATTCAATCTCAAGTCCAGAAGTGGATGCCAGGATGAGTCAGGCTGAAGCTGTAAAAACAGCTGCCGAAGCTCAGCATAAGAAAGCAAAAACAGGTGCTCAGGAAGAGGATATCCGTGCTGCTTACAACAACTATCAAAAAGCATCTGCTGCTCTTGAGTTTGCCAGAAAGAGCTACACAAGGGTAAAAAACCTGTATGACAATGGTGTGGTACCTGCTCAAAAGTTGGATGAAACTGAGATGCAACTTAAAATTGCAGAACAAACTGCAGAGGCTGCCAAGGCTATATGGGAGAAGGCTGAAGGTGGGGCTCGTATTGAAGACAAAGAAGCTGCCGGTGCGCTTGTAAAGCAGGCAGAAGGTGTCGTAGCTGAAGTGGCTTCATATCTTGAAGAAACACGAGCCTACGCTCCAATTGCAGGAGAGATAGCAAATATTATGTCGGAGGTTGGTGAGCTTACTCCTGCGGGTTTCCCGGTTGTTACACTGGTTGACCTTGATGATATATGGATAGTTTTCAATATTCGTGAGGATTTGCTTTCTCCAATCCGCAAGGGAACACGCTTTGAAGGTCGCATACCGGCACTGGGAGGAGAGAAGCAGTTATTTGAGGTAACATATATCAGTGTCCAGGGGGACTATGCAACATGGAATGCTACCAAGTCCTCGGGTGATTTTGATAAGAAAACCTTTGAAGTTCATGCACGTCCCGTAGCTAAGATCGAAGGATTACGACCGGGCATGAGTGTGTTGGTTAATTGGGATGCTATTGCAGACAAGGCAAAAAAGGAGTAG
- a CDS encoding TolC family protein yields the protein MKRVIVSVVFLQALCGILAQEAKHTLTFVEAVETALSNNESIRQAVLHRRQAEAEIKANRTLRLPQVSLNASYVILSDDISIDMTGVRDAITPLYSALSQYGNFSGVPNPDPNTSGMMPVLPDNISTEAVRGQLAEGLVKVQGAEWDKLIQKQQFGTVSAGVTWPLFTGGKINAANNAARIRLDEAVEMEREKTAALLSELVERYFGLSLAIEAANVRLDVLKAMEEHLADAQKLFDEGMLARAELLHAQVYHAEAEREYRKAARQVDLLNKALANTLADSTGISYLPVTPLFYNESVEPAEFFKLQSVQNNPLLRQVYAKQGLAGQAAKAERSDLMPTVAAFGLYNIADYDLSPQVSDYVAGITLSWKIFGGTSARHKYKAARLLEDQVEQAKNKAVRDIEMGIEKYHQELYMAVEQLHELKTAAEFADEYYRVRLNAFSEGLASSTDVTDASLAVAKVRVEQLQAKYNYDLTLARLLELAGIPEYFNTYMNTGVK from the coding sequence ATGAAAAGAGTAATTGTATCGGTTGTTTTTTTACAGGCACTGTGTGGTATTTTAGCACAGGAAGCTAAGCATACTCTTACATTTGTTGAAGCAGTGGAAACGGCTTTGTCCAATAACGAAAGTATAAGGCAGGCAGTGCTTCATAGACGTCAGGCTGAAGCTGAAATTAAGGCAAACCGCACTTTAAGGCTTCCGCAGGTCTCGCTGAATGCAAGTTATGTCATCCTGTCGGATGACATAAGTATTGACATGACAGGGGTGAGGGATGCGATCACGCCATTGTATAGTGCATTGTCACAGTATGGTAATTTCAGTGGAGTACCCAACCCTGATCCTAATACTTCTGGGATGATGCCTGTATTGCCCGACAATATTTCAACTGAAGCTGTCAGGGGGCAACTTGCAGAGGGGCTAGTAAAGGTGCAGGGTGCTGAGTGGGACAAGTTGATTCAGAAACAACAATTTGGTACTGTTTCGGCAGGCGTCACCTGGCCACTGTTTACCGGAGGGAAGATTAATGCTGCCAATAATGCTGCAAGGATACGACTGGATGAGGCTGTTGAAATGGAAAGGGAAAAGACAGCTGCTTTGTTGTCAGAGTTGGTGGAGAGGTATTTTGGTTTGTCTCTGGCTATTGAAGCAGCCAATGTTAGACTGGATGTGCTGAAAGCTATGGAGGAGCACCTTGCCGATGCCCAAAAACTTTTCGATGAAGGCATGCTTGCAAGGGCTGAACTGCTTCATGCGCAGGTATATCACGCGGAGGCTGAAAGAGAATACAGGAAAGCTGCAAGGCAGGTTGATTTGTTGAACAAGGCTCTTGCCAATACGCTTGCCGACAGTACTGGAATCAGTTATCTACCGGTTACTCCTCTGTTTTACAATGAAAGTGTCGAACCTGCTGAATTTTTCAAATTACAATCTGTGCAAAACAATCCTTTGTTGAGACAGGTATATGCAAAGCAGGGACTGGCCGGGCAGGCTGCAAAGGCTGAGCGATCAGATTTAATGCCTACAGTAGCAGCCTTTGGATTGTACAATATTGCTGATTATGACCTATCACCACAGGTGTCTGACTATGTAGCAGGTATTACTCTAAGCTGGAAAATATTTGGAGGCACTTCAGCTCGTCACAAGTATAAAGCTGCCAGATTACTTGAAGATCAGGTTGAACAGGCAAAAAATAAAGCTGTCAGAGACATTGAGATGGGGATTGAAAAGTATCATCAGGAACTCTATATGGCAGTTGAGCAACTACATGAGCTTAAGACTGCTGCTGAGTTTGCTGATGAATATTACAGAGTTCGTCTGAATGCCTTTAGTGAAGGATTGGCATCAAGTACAGATGTAACAGATGCATCGCTGGCTGTTGCCAAGGTCAGAGTTGAGCAGCTTCAGGCTAAATACAATTATGATCTTACTCTGGCACGGCTTTTAGAACTTGCAGGTATCCCGGAATATTTCAATACCTATATGAATACAGGAGTAAAGTAA
- a CDS encoding TetR/AcrR family transcriptional regulator: MAKLADESKLMRIKEAAIALIAENGYGEATISSIASKADVAVGYLYRYYSGKEQLVSDMLDEKIRDLAGQLELVMVSCTTIREVVESVVHYFFCLAESSPDHIRFLYKLINEYRFSILPEQISRIRELCTKLLRIGIETGEISDAFSEEEIFLMTVIYPIGFINIRFKQHFNSTLLGPEDEKKVVALCMSALRG; this comes from the coding sequence ATGGCAAAACTGGCAGATGAGAGTAAGCTGATGAGGATAAAGGAGGCAGCCATAGCTTTGATTGCAGAGAATGGTTATGGGGAGGCAACCATATCCTCAATAGCTTCAAAAGCAGATGTTGCGGTGGGGTATCTTTACCGCTACTACTCAGGTAAGGAGCAGCTGGTTTCCGATATGCTTGATGAGAAGATACGGGATCTGGCTGGCCAGCTGGAGCTAGTCATGGTTTCATGCACAACTATCAGAGAGGTTGTGGAATCTGTGGTTCACTATTTTTTCTGCCTTGCTGAGAGCAGTCCTGATCATATCAGGTTTCTATACAAATTGATTAATGAGTATCGCTTTTCAATACTGCCTGAGCAAATAAGCAGGATAAGGGAGCTTTGCACAAAGTTGCTCAGAATTGGAATAGAGACCGGAGAGATATCAGATGCTTTCTCTGAGGAAGAGATATTTCTAATGACAGTAATCTATCCTATTGGATTCATTAATATCAGATTTAAGCAGCACTTTAACTCCACTTTGCTTGGCCCGGAGGATGAAAAGAAGGTTGTAGCCCTTTGTATGAGTGCACTTAGAGGTTAA
- a CDS encoding PEP/pyruvate-binding domain-containing protein, which produces MSLETKYHNEKTQFEDTAFERLMQKRIHKVLLICSSYDAFMLEEDGRIDEQIFNEYVALNLRHPPMFIQVSSAEAAFRAIEENQIDLVITMLSVGGMDPFSLSKVIKESHPDIPIVVLTPFSREVSLKLSKEDTSAIDYIFCWLGNADLLLAIIKVIEDGMNAPTDVSEIGVQSILLVEDSVRFYSSYLPLIYKTLFQQSRKFMTEGLNEHQRMMRMRGRPKILLARTYEEAVELYNKYSNNILGIISDVSFNRKGIKDSTAGIRLARRVKKENPFMPFLLQSSDLKFMAVAKEIKVGFIHKHSKLLLQELRDFLTTYLAFGDFVFIDPDTGEEIARVSNLQELQENLLKIPNKSLLYHFKRDHISKWLTARALFSIASVIKEIKVTADTEIEQLKYELYNIIAHFRMYKGRGVIATFDENTYDEYVNFSRIGEGSLGGKARGLAFLSTLIKKYPVFKSFDDVIITIPRTVVLGVDIFENFMESNNLYPLGLSDASDEEILRQFVAAPLPEDLYTKLEKFCNVIKKPIAVRSSSMLEDSHHQPFAGIYSTYMVPYTSDAHRMASQLGDAIKCVYASVYFKSGKAYMSSTLNLIDEERMGIVLQEIVGQAHENRFYPTFSGVGRSSNFYPIPPEKSEEGIVNVALGLGKYIVEGGVSLRFSPEYPTKVMQLSNPDMMLRETQKCFYALDLDINSFTPSVDDGINIRTLDLRQALADGSLKWIGSMFDLQNQVVRDGTFFEGYPIVTFASILKYDAFPLANIMKEVLKVGQIEMNQPVEIEFAVDLQTPPGSPSVFYLLQIRPIVDSRVSLGPNIKVKDSEKAFIYSEAALGNGIISDIKDIVYIKTENFKPSNNPKIVTEIEKLNDLLQAENKPYLLIGPGRWGSQDPWLGVPVKWGQIAGTRAIVEIGLENYSVDPSQGTHFFQNLTSLRVAYLYINMHLNKGKLNFQWLDSLEARHETEHIRHVDTKEPLLLQIDGRDGKAVMYYPGEQ; this is translated from the coding sequence ATGTCACTTGAAACCAAATATCACAACGAAAAGACCCAGTTTGAAGACACAGCCTTCGAACGTCTGATGCAGAAAAGAATTCACAAGGTACTGCTTATATGTAGCTCTTATGATGCCTTTATGCTTGAAGAAGACGGTCGTATTGACGAGCAGATCTTCAACGAATATGTGGCGCTTAACCTGCGCCACCCTCCCATGTTTATTCAGGTATCATCTGCTGAGGCTGCATTTAGAGCAATAGAGGAAAACCAGATAGACCTGGTGATAACTATGCTTAGCGTAGGTGGCATGGACCCCTTTTCTCTTTCCAAGGTCATCAAGGAAAGTCACCCGGATATTCCAATCGTTGTACTCACACCCTTCTCTCGCGAAGTATCACTTAAACTCAGCAAGGAAGATACCAGTGCCATTGACTACATTTTCTGCTGGCTTGGAAATGCTGACCTTTTGCTTGCCATCATCAAGGTTATTGAGGACGGGATGAATGCACCCACTGACGTATCAGAGATTGGTGTTCAGTCCATATTACTTGTAGAAGACTCCGTGCGCTTTTACTCTTCCTACCTGCCATTGATATACAAGACCCTCTTTCAGCAATCCCGTAAGTTTATGACCGAAGGTCTAAATGAACACCAGAGGATGATGCGAATGAGGGGCCGGCCAAAGATCCTTCTTGCCCGTACTTACGAAGAAGCTGTAGAGTTATACAACAAGTACAGCAACAACATCCTTGGTATTATATCCGACGTTTCTTTCAACCGCAAAGGCATAAAAGACTCTACAGCTGGCATTCGCCTGGCACGCAGGGTAAAGAAAGAGAACCCCTTTATGCCATTTCTGCTACAGTCCTCAGACCTCAAATTTATGGCTGTCGCCAAAGAAATTAAGGTGGGCTTTATTCACAAGCATTCTAAACTGTTGTTACAGGAACTTAGAGATTTTCTTACCACATATTTAGCTTTTGGGGACTTCGTATTTATAGATCCGGATACCGGTGAAGAAATAGCCAGGGTAAGCAACCTGCAGGAACTCCAGGAGAATCTGCTAAAAATACCAAACAAGTCCCTGCTCTATCACTTCAAACGTGATCATATATCCAAATGGCTTACAGCCCGTGCTTTGTTTTCAATAGCCTCGGTTATCAAAGAGATCAAAGTCACTGCCGACACAGAGATTGAGCAGCTGAAATATGAACTTTACAACATTATAGCTCACTTCCGTATGTACAAAGGACGGGGTGTAATAGCAACTTTTGACGAAAACACTTATGATGAGTATGTCAACTTCTCGCGTATCGGAGAGGGATCCCTTGGAGGTAAAGCCCGTGGCCTGGCATTCCTTAGCACTCTTATTAAGAAATACCCGGTATTCAAAAGCTTTGATGATGTAATCATAACAATACCCAGAACCGTAGTTCTGGGTGTAGATATTTTCGAAAACTTTATGGAGAGTAACAATCTCTACCCCCTGGGCTTATCAGATGCCAGTGATGAAGAGATTCTAAGACAGTTTGTTGCAGCTCCACTTCCCGAAGACCTGTACACAAAGCTTGAGAAATTCTGCAATGTTATCAAAAAGCCTATTGCCGTACGCTCATCAAGTATGCTCGAGGATAGCCATCATCAACCCTTCGCAGGCATCTATTCAACATACATGGTACCATATACAAGTGATGCCCACCGTATGGCATCACAGCTGGGCGATGCTATCAAGTGTGTCTATGCTTCAGTGTACTTCAAGTCTGGTAAAGCTTATATGTCTAGCACCCTCAACCTGATAGACGAGGAGCGAATGGGTATAGTGTTACAGGAAATAGTTGGTCAGGCTCACGAAAACCGCTTCTATCCAACATTTTCGGGTGTAGGACGATCATCAAACTTCTACCCTATTCCGCCTGAAAAATCTGAGGAAGGTATAGTTAATGTAGCTCTTGGACTTGGAAAATATATTGTTGAAGGTGGAGTATCGCTTCGTTTTTCACCCGAATACCCAACCAAAGTAATGCAGCTTTCCAATCCTGATATGATGCTTAGGGAAACACAGAAATGCTTTTATGCTTTGGACCTTGATATAAACAGCTTTACACCTTCAGTTGATGATGGTATCAATATAAGGACCCTTGACCTCAGGCAGGCCCTGGCTGACGGCTCACTTAAATGGATAGGTTCGATGTTTGATTTGCAAAACCAGGTTGTCCGTGACGGAACCTTTTTTGAAGGTTACCCGATAGTCACCTTTGCAAGTATTCTGAAGTATGATGCCTTCCCACTTGCAAATATTATGAAGGAAGTACTAAAGGTCGGTCAGATAGAAATGAACCAGCCAGTTGAGATAGAATTTGCCGTCGATTTACAAACGCCTCCGGGTAGTCCTTCAGTTTTTTATCTGCTTCAGATCAGGCCCATTGTTGACAGTCGTGTTTCACTTGGTCCCAACATCAAGGTAAAGGACTCCGAGAAAGCCTTTATTTATAGTGAGGCGGCACTTGGGAATGGGATTATTTCAGATATCAAAGACATAGTCTATATCAAGACTGAGAATTTCAAGCCATCTAATAATCCTAAGATTGTAACTGAAATAGAAAAGCTAAATGATCTCCTTCAGGCTGAAAACAAACCGTATCTCCTAATCGGTCCAGGACGATGGGGCTCACAGGATCCATGGCTGGGTGTTCCAGTAAAATGGGGACAAATTGCCGGAACCAGAGCCATTGTTGAGATAGGTCTAGAAAACTATTCGGTGGATCCAAGTCAGGGAACTCATTTCTTCCAGAATCTGACTTCGCTCAGGGTGGCCTACCTGTATATCAACATGCATCTCAACAAGGGCAAGCTCAATTTCCAATGGCTCGACTCCCTGGAGGCGAGACATGAAACTGAGCATATACGACATGTGGACACAAAAGAACCGCTTCTCCTTCAGATCGATGGACGAGATGGAAAAGCGGTTATGTATTATCCCGGGGAGCAATAA
- a CDS encoding porin family protein has product MKKILVSCFALILSASMLYAGDGFQLGVKAGFNSSSFDTSNGVKLNNETYQNVKNDFKSGYILGAWTSFPLAGNISLRPEVYYSKKSGKVEYDSAISETLNYYSWDIPVLVKLNILDLDVVNIYGLAGPALSIRADEKVSVDERSFDSGKMKSANWNLQLGAGVEVMRFGLDARYEWGLNDISSKSGIDRKTRALMFSLSYRLF; this is encoded by the coding sequence ATGAAAAAGATACTTGTTTCATGCTTTGCTCTAATACTATCTGCCAGCATGCTATATGCCGGTGACGGTTTTCAACTTGGCGTAAAGGCCGGTTTCAACTCATCCAGCTTCGATACTTCCAATGGTGTGAAGCTAAACAATGAGACATATCAGAATGTAAAGAATGATTTTAAGAGCGGATATATTCTCGGTGCATGGACTTCATTTCCTCTTGCCGGCAATATCTCCCTGCGTCCTGAAGTATATTACTCAAAGAAGAGTGGTAAAGTTGAGTATGACTCAGCGATTTCCGAAACCCTCAACTATTATAGCTGGGATATACCGGTACTTGTGAAACTCAATATTTTGGATCTCGATGTTGTTAATATTTACGGCCTGGCAGGTCCTGCTCTTTCTATCCGTGCAGATGAGAAGGTTAGCGTTGATGAGCGTAGTTTTGATTCCGGAAAGATGAAGAGTGCAAACTGGAATCTCCAGCTTGGTGCTGGTGTAGAGGTTATGCGCTTTGGCTTGGATGCCCGTTATGAATGGGGATTGAATGATATTTCAAGCAAAAGCGGAATTGACCGCAAAACCAGGGCTTTGATGTTTTCTCTGAGCTACAGACTGTTTTAA
- the folE gene encoding GTP cyclohydrolase I FolE has protein sequence MEISLNGGRGYKKIEQYDDEINEKLAKNYSEILQLLGEDISREGLEKTPLRVAKAMQFLTQGYNMNPEEIVRSAMFREDYQQMVVVKDIELYSICEHHMLPFFGKAHVAYIPRHHITGLSKIARVVEAYARRLQVQERLTTQIKNCIQDTLNPLGVAVVIEAHHTCMQMRGVQKQHSVTTTSDFTGAFLNSIATREEFFNIIGSRLH, from the coding sequence ATGGAAATTTCTTTGAATGGTGGCAGGGGCTACAAAAAAATCGAACAATATGATGATGAGATAAATGAAAAGCTTGCAAAGAACTATAGTGAGATATTGCAACTACTTGGCGAAGACATTTCAAGGGAAGGGCTTGAGAAAACTCCTTTGAGGGTTGCCAAGGCTATGCAGTTCCTCACCCAGGGCTATAATATGAACCCTGAAGAGATTGTTCGTTCGGCTATGTTTCGTGAAGACTACCAGCAAATGGTTGTCGTAAAGGATATTGAGCTTTATTCAATTTGTGAGCACCATATGTTACCCTTTTTTGGTAAGGCACACGTAGCTTATATACCTCGTCACCATATTACCGGACTTAGTAAGATTGCCCGTGTCGTAGAAGCTTATGCACGCCGCCTGCAGGTTCAGGAAAGACTTACGACCCAGATAAAGAACTGTATTCAGGATACCCTTAATCCGCTCGGTGTTGCTGTTGTTATTGAGGCTCATCACACATGTATGCAGATGAGGGGTGTTCAGAAACAGCATTCGGTAACTACAACTTCTGATTTTACTGGTGCCTTCCTGAATAGCATTGCTACAAGAGAGGAGTTCTTCAATATCATTGGCTCACGCCTTCACTGA
- a CDS encoding superoxide dismutase has protein sequence MAFELPKLDYAYNALEPNIDALTMEIHHTKHHAAYTNNLNAALEGTPNAGKSIEELLAGISKLSVAIRNNGGGYYNHNLFWKVIGPNGGGKPSGDLLAAIEKNFGSFDAFKEEFAKAAATRFGSGWAWLVKQADGKLVITSTPNQDNPLMDIADVKGTPILALDVWEHAYYLKYQNRRPDYISAFWNVVNWNEVAARLKG, from the coding sequence ATGGCATTCGAATTACCTAAACTGGATTATGCATACAATGCATTGGAGCCCAATATCGATGCATTGACAATGGAAATACACCATACTAAGCACCATGCTGCATATACAAATAACCTGAATGCAGCATTGGAAGGAACTCCAAATGCAGGTAAGAGCATTGAAGAACTGTTGGCTGGAATCTCAAAGCTTAGTGTTGCAATACGTAATAATGGAGGTGGTTACTACAACCATAACCTGTTCTGGAAAGTAATTGGTCCAAACGGTGGCGGCAAACCAAGTGGAGACCTTCTTGCAGCTATTGAAAAGAACTTTGGTTCATTTGATGCTTTCAAGGAAGAATTTGCAAAGGCTGCAGCTACTCGTTTCGGTTCTGGTTGGGCCTGGCTTGTAAAACAGGCAGATGGCAAACTTGTAATTACATCTACACCAAATCAGGACAATCCGCTTATGGATATCGCAGATGTTAAGGGTACTCCTATTCTTGCACTAGACGTATGGGAACACGCTTATTATCTGAAATATCAGAACCGTCGTCCAGACTATATTTCAGCATTCTGGAATGTAGTGAACTGGAACGAAGTTGCAGCTCGTTTGAAAGGTTGA
- a CDS encoding MATE family efflux transporter, with product MNKEILRLAIPNVLTNITIPLLGMVDVYLMGHLESIHYLGGVALGSALFNFLYWAFAFLRMSISGLAAQSYGRVDNEEMAIVMQRGALIAAAGSLLLITFQMPLADLGLSILEGSPEVKDQARRYFAIRIWDAPASIMLFVFYGWYLGMQNSVYPMVIALTVNIVNIILSFVLVRLFGMDVDGVALGSVLAQYVGLILALILFFKKYRWIIPYFTRKLSILLTNMSNFLSVSTNIFIRTLFVILVFTFFTSKSAGIGDITLAANSVLLQYMLLFSYFLDGYGYAAEALIGKLFGARNRQKLSYSVHMLLRWGLGFAIVFSAAYLILGETLLSLFTRQTEIIETGKQYLLWVVMMPLVSFLTYIFDGVFIGIGGSVQMRRSVVIAAVFFFFLPFYILFPYLGNHAMWLSMFLFMVVRSLYLTISYPRIIKREFPHHR from the coding sequence GTGAACAAAGAAATTCTAAGGCTTGCCATTCCGAATGTACTGACCAACATCACCATACCCCTGCTGGGTATGGTGGATGTGTATCTGATGGGGCATCTTGAGTCGATACACTATCTTGGTGGTGTTGCGCTTGGCAGTGCGCTGTTCAATTTTCTCTACTGGGCCTTTGCCTTTCTGAGAATGAGCATCAGCGGACTGGCTGCACAGAGCTATGGTCGCGTTGACAATGAAGAAATGGCTATCGTCATGCAGCGTGGTGCATTAATTGCAGCAGCCGGTTCACTATTGCTGATTACATTCCAAATGCCCCTGGCTGATTTAGGACTCAGCATCCTGGAAGGAAGTCCGGAAGTCAAGGATCAGGCAAGACGTTACTTTGCCATCAGGATATGGGATGCTCCAGCCTCAATAATGTTGTTTGTATTCTACGGTTGGTACCTGGGGATGCAAAACTCTGTGTATCCAATGGTAATTGCACTTACAGTAAACATCGTCAATATAATACTAAGTTTTGTTTTGGTTCGTCTCTTTGGAATGGACGTTGATGGAGTAGCCCTTGGATCAGTATTGGCACAGTATGTAGGCTTGATACTGGCTCTGATATTGTTCTTTAAAAAGTACAGATGGATTATCCCCTACTTCACCCGCAAGCTCTCCATCTTGCTTACTAATATGAGCAACTTCTTAAGTGTAAGCACCAATATATTTATCCGGACCCTTTTCGTAATTCTGGTCTTTACATTCTTTACATCTAAGTCAGCTGGCATTGGGGACATAACACTTGCAGCAAACAGTGTGTTGCTACAGTATATGCTGCTGTTTTCATACTTCCTCGACGGTTATGGATATGCAGCCGAGGCCCTTATTGGTAAATTGTTCGGAGCGCGTAATAGGCAGAAGCTCTCCTATTCAGTTCATATGTTGCTAAGATGGGGATTGGGCTTTGCAATAGTTTTCTCAGCGGCCTACCTGATATTGGGTGAAACATTACTAAGTCTTTTCACCCGGCAGACAGAAATAATCGAAACCGGAAAACAATACCTGCTATGGGTAGTGATGATGCCGTTAGTGAGTTTTCTGACCTATATCTTCGACGGGGTCTTTATAGGCATTGGAGGATCAGTACAGATGCGAAGGTCGGTTGTCATTGCCGCGGTGTTCTTTTTTTTCCTGCCTTTTTACATACTGTTCCCCTACCTTGGTAATCATGCCATGTGGCTAAGTATGTTTCTCTTTATGGTAGTCCGCTCACTGTACCTTACCATCAGTTACCCACGGATTATTAAAAGAGAGTTCCCGCATCATAGATAG